In one window of Erythrolamprus reginae isolate rEryReg1 chromosome 1, rEryReg1.hap1, whole genome shotgun sequence DNA:
- the POLE4 gene encoding DNA polymerase epsilon subunit 4: MAAPVAAGANAAAPEEMEAPVAAAAAGTTPAAAGPSRPARLPLSRVKALVKADPDVSLASQEAVFILARAAELFVETISKDAFIHTQHGKRKTLQRKDLDHAIEALDEFAFLEGTLD, translated from the exons atggcggcgcccgtgGCGGCGGGAGCAAACGCCGCGGCGCCGGAGGAGATGGAAGCGccggtagcggcggcggcggcaggaacGACGCCGGCGGCGGCTGGGCCTTCGCGTCCGGCTCGGCTGCCGCTGTCTCGCGTGAAGGCGCTGGTGAAGGCCGACCCGGACGTCAGCCTGGCCAGCCAGGAGGCGGTCTTCATCTTGGCGCGCGCCGCG GAGTTGTTTGTGGAGACCATCTCCAAGGACGCCTTCATCCACACGCAGCACGGAAAGCGGAAGACCCTGCAGAGGAAGGACCTGG ACCATGCCATCGAAGCCCTGGACGAGTTTGCGTTTCTGGAAG